Genomic window ([Eubacterium] hominis):
GTTCCTGCAAATATAAAGTGCTTCTAAGTTCTCAAACACGGTAAGAAGTGCTACATATTCTTCTTGCATATCGGCTGATAGCTGGCGGTACATAAAATCTAATTCATTAATCTGATACACGCTTGTTTGTTCGTGGACTTCATCAGCATAAGGCAACACCTTTTCGATAATGCGGTAATCTTGACTTTCTGCACCGACACCTAGCTTTTCTTCAAACTCGGCAACATCTATCGGCAGGTCAAACCAGTACGACGTTGTTTCTTCGCCAGTTGTTCTTCCCGTTTCCACCAGCACCCTTGTTTCCTGCATTGTTCTTCACGTCCTTTCTGTTGTTTCATCACATCTTTTAAGGTCTGGTACGACATACCAAACACATACTTTGAAAAATCTTCCAACTGCTTTTTATCATAGTCGGCAGGGTTCAGCAGTTTCATTTCATGCCACACTTTCCGCTTGTAAGAGGGCAGGTCGGAAAGATATTCACAGCCGATTTTTGCCTGCATATCCTTAAAAATATCGTTCATTTCATCACTCCAATCTGAAATTTAGGTAAGAAAAAAGCAGTCAATCCTAAGACTAACTGCTTTGTGTAGATATGAACTTATAAAATTTTAGTTTATGATATAGCAACATCATTTAATGTCCTCTGTGTTTTGCTTTTTTCTTTTGTTGCTTCAACTTAAACTTTTGTTCTGCTTCCATTTGCTTTTTATGTTTGGAATTAGATTTATATTCTTCTTTTTTTAATTCATGTTGTAATTTTAAAGCTTGTTGCGATTTTGTCCCAATTCCATTGTTCTGTAATTGTTTCTTTACATCTCTAAGAACTCTTTTAGGATTTTTCTTATCCTTTTTTACAATCGTTTCAACTGCTGGACTAAATTGTAAATCATAATAATGTTTCAACACAAATTCTTGAATATCATAATCTTTTGGCTCTGCACCAAATGTTACCTTTGCTACGGAAAGTTTGCCATCACAAATTCGTTCAAAAATTCCAATCCAAAAAGGTTCTGCAAAATACACAGTCAATTTACATTTTATTGTCTTCATATCAATCCCTCCTTGTTTATTTCTAAACAAAGAACGGACAACCCGGAGGGGCAGGTTACTTACCCTATAAACATAGGACGGCTGGGCTACCTACCAGCTCTCGCATAATAAAATGCTTTGCGTTTTTATCTTTGTCATTTTAGATAATCGTTTTTGATTGATTATCTCTCTTAAAAATTATACCATTTCCATATCAGCACTACAATAAAATTTTATGCACCGATAATCTTGTTGAATAGCTCTAACAGTACATCTTTCACACCGCCAGCGTTGAATACCAATCCGACAGCAACAAGGGCAACTACCAAGAAGCCGATAAGTTTTGAAAACTCACGCTTGAACCCTAAGTAGATACCGATAACCACAATCGCCATAAGCACTAAGCTCTGTGCGTTGCTTAAAAACCATTGATACAAATTTTGCCCGAAATTCATTTAATTGTCCTCGCTTTCTTTTAATTGTTTCATTTTATAGTCAGCTTCTTTGCCAACACTCAAAATACACATCAAGACTACGCCGATACCCATTCCCATAGATACCAGCAGGAAGTCTTTTACTAATTCCCACATTTTTATCACTCCTAACTTTCCACCAAATCTTTTGTAGGGGTCGTCTGCTGTTTGATTATCATTTCATGTTTTTCACTCAAGGTTGCCTGCTTTTCGATTGTTTCCATGTAGTCTGTACCGTTTCCCTTATCAATCTTTTTCAGCATTTTCAAGGTCGGTGCTACCTGCCGTTGTACCCAACGCAATGTGCGGTCTAAGGTATAAGGCTCTGGCTTTGTCGTCAGTTTCAGACTTTGCCGATTATCGCCGATAAACCACGCCCAGCGGTCATTGAGTTTCCAGTCATTTTTTCGCTTGTCGGGTTGTTCATCAACAAACCGCACATACTGGTTGATGATAGAAAAGGCGGTCTGTTCTGCGTCATAATAGGTCAGCAAATCCCGTACTGCATAATAGGCACGTTCATTACGAAGCCGTATCTCAAAACGATTGATAATGTCGGCTTCCTCCAGCGGTGTCCCTAACTTAACGTACTGCTCATAGTCCTTTTCATAGATACAGAAATACACATCTGATTTCAGCGAACCAAGATAAAGGGTACGTCCCATATATTCTCTGTCGTCCTCTCTGTGCTTGATAAGCTCGCCCGACTGGTAAAACTTATAACTTCTGGACTTTCCGATATATTCCCGTTTCCTGCATTTTTCCGCAAGCTCTGGAATATCCAAAATGCCCGTATGGTCGTTGATAGCAAGGTCGATACGCTTCATCACGCCACCGTCTACTAATGCGTCCATAAGGAAGTCATACCAGCTTCTTTGCTGTGCCAGCAGGTAACTTTCAAACTGCCTGCAACCACGCCCCTTTAACTCTAAAAGGACACCTTTTTCTTCGTCAGCCGACGTATAGATAAAGATGTCCCCTAATGAATAATGCTCCGTATAACTGTAATGTCCGTAATCTTCATGGAGCATATAATTGATATTCAGTTTTAATATATCTTTGATGATATGCTGTATATCCAGCGTGGGAAAACGAATTTTCACATAATCAAACAGCATGGTAAGCGGTGCTTCTGGATTGAACCTTGCCAGTTCCTTATGCAGAGTATTCATAAGTTCCTTTGACGGTTTCATTTTTCCGCTTTCTATCTTGTTGAGATATTCCCTTGTAATGCCAGAAGCCACCGCCAGCCTGCCTTGTGAGATACCGTAAGCAATCCGTTTCTCCCGTAATTCTTTTATCCCTTGTTCTTCATTCAGAACCATACCCCCAATCTGTAAAATGTGAAGTTTTTTCAGACGACTTCACAGCTGATTTTTGCTAGGAAACCATGCCAGAAGCCTTATGTTTCCTATGTTTTTCGTCTATTGTCTATTTGCAAACGTACCCCTCTGTTAGATACCGAGGGGTTTTACCTGCTGGCGTGGCTGACGCCACACCAGCAACGGCTAGTCCGTGCCGTCGCCTTTCGCTTCGCACGTCGCCGTCCCGTCCTGCCTTGCCTGTGAAAGAGAGCCGATAGTCTGCAAAAAATCATGTCCTTTCGGCACTAACGGCGTGTAAAATTCACTTATGACGCTTGTTCCTACATCACAATAGCCACGCC
Coding sequences:
- a CDS encoding antirestriction protein ArdA — translated: MQETRVLVETGRTTGEETTSYWFDLPIDVAEFEEKLGVGAESQDYRIIEKVLPYADEVHEQTSVYQINELDFMYRQLSADMQEEYVALLTVFENLEALYICRNVITVYHDCKSMIDVAKQKLMNDPTFKHLSEDCQEYYFDFEAYASHLLENRCYLVTEHSVFELPE
- a CDS encoding conjugal transfer protein, whose product is MNDIFKDMQAKIGCEYLSDLPSYKRKVWHEMKLLNPADYDKKQLEDFSKYVFGMSYQTLKDVMKQQKGREEQCRKQGCWWKREEQLAKKQRRTGLTCR
- a CDS encoding YjdF family protein; this encodes MKTIKCKLTVYFAEPFWIGIFERICDGKLSVAKVTFGAEPKDYDIQEFVLKHYYDLQFSPAVETIVKKDKKNPKRVLRDVKKQLQNNGIGTKSQQALKLQHELKKEEYKSNSKHKKQMEAEQKFKLKQQKKKAKHRGH
- a CDS encoding DUF3789 domain-containing protein, whose product is MWELVKDFLLVSMGMGIGVVLMCILSVGKEADYKMKQLKESEDN
- a CDS encoding replication initiation factor; amino-acid sequence: MVLNEEQGIKELREKRIAYGISQGRLAVASGITREYLNKIESGKMKPSKELMNTLHKELARFNPEAPLTMLFDYVKIRFPTLDIQHIIKDILKLNINYMLHEDYGHYSYTEHYSLGDIFIYTSADEEKGVLLELKGRGCRQFESYLLAQQRSWYDFLMDALVDGGVMKRIDLAINDHTGILDIPELAEKCRKREYIGKSRSYKFYQSGELIKHREDDREYMGRTLYLGSLKSDVYFCIYEKDYEQYVKLGTPLEEADIINRFEIRLRNERAYYAVRDLLTYYDAEQTAFSIINQYVRFVDEQPDKRKNDWKLNDRWAWFIGDNRQSLKLTTKPEPYTLDRTLRWVQRQVAPTLKMLKKIDKGNGTDYMETIEKQATLSEKHEMIIKQQTTPTKDLVES